A window from Pseudomonas frederiksbergensis encodes these proteins:
- a CDS encoding efflux RND transporter periplasmic adaptor subunit: MKRLLLVCAGVMLVACSEKESPPEPVRPVLSIKVQSLDEESLGRFAGSIQARYESNVGFRVSGRIASRHVDVGAEVDQGALLATLDPTDQQNQLRSAQGDLANVQAQLINAQANARRQQELFDRGVGAQAQLDIAQTDLKTTQASLDQAKAAVDQAKDQLNYVELRADHQAIVTAWNAEAGQVVSAGQQVVTLAQPNIKEAVIDLPDTLVDQLPNDVVFQVAAQLDPSITSTAIIREIEPQAQSATRTRRARLTLTDTPPGFRLGTAISVTLSSAIKPRIELPLTALQEVDGKPRIWVVDPQTQTVSPRDVSLISRTGSTMVLANGVKSGERVVSAGVNSLKPGQKVKIDEDSPQ; encoded by the coding sequence ATGAAGCGTCTGTTACTGGTATGCGCCGGTGTGATGCTGGTGGCCTGCTCGGAAAAGGAATCGCCGCCGGAGCCTGTGCGTCCGGTGCTGTCCATCAAGGTCCAGTCTCTGGACGAAGAAAGCCTGGGCCGCTTCGCCGGCAGCATCCAGGCCCGGTATGAAAGCAATGTCGGCTTCCGGGTGTCAGGGCGTATCGCCAGCCGTCATGTGGATGTCGGTGCCGAAGTCGATCAGGGGGCGTTACTCGCAACCCTCGACCCCACCGATCAGCAGAACCAGTTGCGCTCCGCCCAGGGTGATCTGGCCAATGTCCAGGCGCAACTCATCAACGCCCAGGCCAACGCCCGGCGTCAGCAAGAGTTGTTCGATCGCGGCGTGGGCGCCCAGGCGCAACTCGACATCGCACAGACCGACCTCAAAACCACCCAGGCCTCCCTCGATCAAGCGAAGGCTGCGGTCGATCAGGCCAAGGACCAGCTCAACTACGTCGAACTGCGCGCCGATCACCAAGCCATCGTCACCGCGTGGAACGCCGAAGCCGGGCAAGTCGTCAGCGCCGGCCAGCAAGTGGTGACCCTGGCGCAGCCGAACATCAAGGAAGCGGTGATCGACCTGCCGGACACCCTGGTCGACCAGTTGCCGAATGACGTGGTGTTTCAGGTGGCCGCCCAACTCGACCCGAGCATCACCAGCACCGCGATCATTCGCGAAATCGAACCCCAGGCGCAAAGCGCGACCCGCACCCGTCGCGCCCGCCTGACATTGACCGACACCCCACCGGGTTTTCGCCTGGGCACAGCCATCAGCGTGACCCTCAGCTCCGCGATCAAACCGCGTATCGAACTGCCCCTGACCGCGCTCCAGGAAGTCGATGGAAAACCGCGGATCTGGGTCGTCGACCCGCAGACCCAAACTGTTTCCCCGCGAGACGTCAGCCTGATCAGCCGCACTGGCTCAACGATGGTGTTGGCCAACGGCGTGAAGTCCGGCGAGCGGGTGGTCAGTGCCGGCGTGAACAGCCTGAAACCGGGGCAGAAAGTAAAAATCGATGAGGACAGCCCGCAATGA
- a CDS encoding efflux RND transporter permease subunit, with the protein MKGSFNLSEWALKHQSFVWYLMFVALLMGVFSYLNLGREEDPSFTIKTMVIQTRWPGATQEETLKQVTDRIEKKLEELDSLDYVKSYTRPGESTVFVNLRDTTSAKDIPEIWYQVRKKINDIRGDFPQGLQGPGFNDEFGDVFGSVYAFTADGLSMRQLRDYVEQVRAEIREVPGLGKVEMVGEQDEVLYLNFSTRKLAALGIDQRQVVQSLQSQNAVTPAGVIEAGPERISVRTTGQFASEKDLENVNLRLNDRFYRLADIAEISRGYVDPSTPEFRFNGHPAIGLAIAMKKGGNIQVFGSALHQRMNDLTADLPVGVGVHNVSDQAEVVEKAVGGFTSALFEAVVIVLIVSFISLGVRAGLVVACSIPLVLAMVFVFMEYSGITMQRISLGALIIALGLLVDDAMITVEMMVTRLEMGDTKEQAATFAYTSTAFPMLTGTLVTVAGFVPIGLNASSAGEYTFTLFAVIAVAMIVSWVVAVLFAPVIGVHILSANVKPHDAEPGRIGRAFNYGMLWAMRNRWWAIGITVALFVASVFSMQFVQNQFFPSSDRPEILVDLNLPQNASIAETRKAVDKLEATLKGDPDIVRWITYIGEGAIRFYLPLDQQLQNPYYAQLVIVSKGLESRNALSQRLRERLRKDFVGVGSYVQALEMGPPVGRPIQYRVSGKDIDQVRKHAIALATELDKNTHIGEIIYDWNEPGKVLRIDIAQDKARQLGLSSEDVANLMNSIVVGAPVTQVDDDIYLINVVGRAVDAERGTPETLQNLQIVTPGGTSIPLLAFASVRYELEQPLVWRRDRKPTITIKAAVRDEIQPTDLVKQLQPDIDKFAASLPVGYKVATGGTVEESAKAQGPIAKVVPLMLFLMATFLMIQLHSVQKLFLVASVAPLGLIGVVLALIPTGTPMGFVAILGILALIGIIIRNSVILVTQIEALEKDGHAPWDAVVQATEHRRRPILLTAAAASLGMIPIAREVFWGPMAYAMIGGIVIATLLTLLFLPALYVAWYKIREPKKQAQ; encoded by the coding sequence ATGAAAGGGAGTTTCAACTTATCCGAATGGGCCCTCAAGCATCAGTCGTTTGTCTGGTATTTGATGTTCGTCGCGCTGCTGATGGGCGTGTTCTCGTACCTGAACCTCGGACGCGAGGAAGACCCGTCATTCACCATCAAAACCATGGTGATCCAGACTCGCTGGCCGGGCGCGACCCAGGAAGAAACCCTCAAGCAGGTCACTGACCGGATCGAGAAAAAACTCGAAGAGCTCGACTCGCTCGACTACGTGAAAAGCTATACCCGCCCCGGCGAGTCGACGGTCTTCGTTAACTTGCGTGATACCACCAGCGCCAAGGACATCCCGGAAATCTGGTACCAGGTGCGCAAGAAGATCAATGACATTCGCGGCGACTTCCCCCAAGGCCTGCAAGGGCCGGGGTTCAACGATGAATTCGGTGATGTGTTCGGTTCGGTGTACGCCTTCACCGCTGACGGCTTGTCGATGCGCCAATTGCGCGATTACGTCGAGCAAGTCCGCGCCGAGATCCGCGAAGTGCCGGGGCTGGGCAAAGTCGAGATGGTCGGCGAGCAGGACGAAGTCCTCTACCTGAACTTCTCCACCCGCAAACTGGCGGCTTTGGGTATCGATCAGCGTCAGGTGGTGCAGAGCCTGCAATCGCAAAACGCGGTGACCCCGGCGGGTGTGATCGAGGCCGGTCCCGAGCGGATTTCCGTGCGCACGACCGGGCAGTTCGCCTCCGAGAAAGACCTGGAAAACGTCAACCTGCGGCTCAACGATCGTTTCTACCGCTTGGCCGACATCGCCGAGATCAGCCGTGGTTACGTCGATCCGTCAACGCCGGAATTCCGCTTCAACGGCCACCCTGCCATCGGCCTCGCCATTGCGATGAAGAAGGGCGGCAACATCCAGGTTTTCGGCAGCGCGCTGCACCAGCGCATGAACGACCTGACCGCCGACCTGCCGGTGGGCGTCGGCGTGCACAACGTTTCCGACCAGGCCGAAGTGGTGGAAAAAGCCGTCGGCGGCTTTACCAGCGCGTTGTTCGAAGCGGTGGTGATCGTGCTGATCGTCAGCTTCATCAGCCTCGGCGTCCGCGCCGGGCTGGTGGTGGCGTGCTCGATTCCGCTGGTGCTGGCGATGGTCTTCGTCTTCATGGAGTACAGCGGCATCACCATGCAGCGGATTTCCCTCGGCGCGTTGATCATCGCCCTCGGCCTGCTGGTGGATGACGCGATGATCACCGTCGAGATGATGGTCACGCGCCTGGAAATGGGCGATACCAAGGAGCAGGCCGCTACGTTCGCCTACACCTCGACCGCGTTCCCGATGCTCACCGGTACGTTGGTGACGGTGGCCGGTTTCGTGCCCATCGGCTTGAACGCCAGCTCGGCCGGCGAGTACACCTTCACCCTGTTCGCGGTGATCGCGGTGGCCATGATCGTGTCGTGGGTTGTCGCGGTGCTGTTCGCCCCGGTGATCGGCGTGCACATCCTCAGCGCCAATGTGAAACCTCACGACGCGGAACCGGGGCGCATCGGTCGGGCGTTCAATTACGGCATGCTCTGGGCCATGCGCAATCGTTGGTGGGCGATCGGCATCACCGTTGCACTGTTTGTGGCGTCGGTGTTTTCCATGCAGTTCGTGCAGAACCAGTTCTTCCCGTCCTCGGACCGCCCGGAAATCCTCGTCGACCTGAACCTGCCGCAAAACGCCTCGATTGCCGAAACCCGCAAGGCTGTGGACAAACTCGAAGCGACGCTCAAGGGCGACCCGGACATCGTGCGCTGGATCACCTACATCGGCGAAGGTGCGATCCGTTTCTACCTGCCCCTCGACCAGCAATTGCAGAACCCGTACTACGCGCAATTGGTGATCGTCAGCAAAGGGCTGGAATCGCGCAACGCGCTGAGCCAGCGCTTGCGCGAACGCCTGCGCAAGGATTTTGTCGGTGTCGGCAGCTACGTCCAGGCGCTGGAAATGGGCCCGCCGGTAGGTCGGCCGATTCAGTACCGGGTCAGCGGCAAGGACATCGATCAGGTGCGCAAACACGCCATCGCCCTGGCCACCGAGCTGGATAAAAACACCCACATCGGCGAGATCATTTACGACTGGAACGAACCGGGCAAAGTCCTGCGCATCGACATCGCGCAGGACAAGGCGCGGCAATTGGGGCTGTCGTCGGAAGACGTGGCCAACCTGATGAACAGCATTGTGGTCGGTGCGCCGGTGACTCAGGTCGATGACGATATCTACCTGATCAACGTGGTGGGGCGTGCGGTAGACGCCGAGCGCGGCACTCCGGAAACCCTGCAGAACCTGCAGATCGTCACGCCGGGCGGCACGTCGATTCCGCTGCTGGCGTTCGCTTCCGTGCGTTATGAACTCGAGCAGCCGCTGGTCTGGCGCCGCGACCGCAAACCGACCATCACCATCAAGGCGGCGGTGCGCGACGAAATTCAGCCGACCGACCTGGTGAAACAACTCCAACCCGACATCGATAAATTCGCCGCCAGTTTGCCGGTGGGCTACAAGGTCGCCACGGGCGGCACCGTCGAGGAAAGCGCCAAGGCCCAGGGCCCGATTGCCAAGGTCGTGCCATTGATGCTGTTTTTGATGGCGACCTTCCTGATGATCCAGTTGCACAGCGTGCAGAAGCTGTTCCTGGTGGCCAGCGTCGCACCACTCGGCTTGATTGGCGTAGTGCTGGCGCTGATCCCGACGGGCACGCCGATGGGCTTTGTGGCGATCCTGGGGATTCTGGCGCTGATCGGCATCATCATCCGCAACTCGGTGATTCTGGTGACGCAGATCGAAGCCCTGGAGAAGGACGGCCATGCACCGTGGGATGCGGTGGTGCAAGCCACGGAACATCGTCGCCGGCCGATTCTATTGACGGCAGCGGCGGCGAGCCTGGGGATGATTCCGATCGCCCGGGAAGTGTTCTGGGGGCCGATGGCCTACGCGATGATTGGCGGGATTGTTATTGCGACGCTGCTGACATTGCTGTTTTTGCCGGCGCTGTATGTGGCCTGGTACAAAATCCGCGAACCGAAAAAGCAAGCGCAGTAA
- a CDS encoding glycoside hydrolase, with product MSPMTHCLRYVLLLGALLCSPPTLAGNVLENSQWRVELDPATLAILVTPAQHLPVQASSGVNGYKVSNLKQSANRMDWQWDDGAWTLSAALDQRDLSLSITARDPGELSFLKQPGSSMGKGLIWPLAEGRYVPAGDPLWQTFLLDQGAFNTTQDLSLPLWGVDHGGFTLNWLMTNPYNNRLIFSAENNNTLALTVHHQFTSLEPNAPLTFKLSLGDVDLLAGARRYRKWLVDSGQYETLSDKLLKTPEAKKLLGASHAYLWGNDLLGPEDVRSWPALLKRLRGNGLLASELRSSFDTESSQLLARAEPPLDRYQQATLLRSLNAALNKKARSGWQSVVEPDMQKLADGYGVLRAELAVAFSDALTATPERWGNTLSPTTIEQLKAAGLTRLWLGLGEGWEGGLWHPETVRQGVAAGYLVAPYDSYETALTITENPDWTTAHLGSRANQECAVVLETGTFKSGFQQSGHYTDPRCVRPLLEARIRAVLGKAGFNSWFLDAYATGMLFDSYRVGATMTQVQNAEGNIDASRWVNETLKLPTGSEDGNATTAQGVLFAHGMQTPVIGWGDSDMSKNPKSPYYLGRWFPDEQPQVFFKPVPLKEPYRTVHFAPQTRLPLYQAVFHGSVITTHHWLFDSLKLSNVRADNELTQLLYNVPPLYHLSAATLKQRLPVIARQDVFFRPLHERLATQAMTGFRWLTEDRQVQQTTFADGTRLVANFDVREREMDGRPLADRSITAFDASGGVTTYQVAVQR from the coding sequence ATGTCACCGATGACTCATTGTCTGCGCTATGTGCTGTTGCTCGGCGCTCTGTTGTGTTCACCCCCGACGCTGGCTGGCAATGTGCTGGAAAATTCGCAGTGGCGCGTCGAACTCGATCCCGCCACGCTGGCGATCCTTGTCACTCCCGCACAACATTTGCCAGTGCAAGCCTCGTCGGGCGTTAACGGGTATAAGGTCAGCAACCTCAAGCAAAGCGCCAATCGCATGGACTGGCAGTGGGACGACGGCGCCTGGACGCTCAGTGCCGCCCTCGATCAGCGTGACCTGTCCCTGTCCATCACGGCCCGTGATCCCGGTGAACTGAGCTTTCTGAAACAGCCTGGCAGTTCCATGGGAAAAGGGCTGATCTGGCCGCTGGCCGAGGGGCGTTACGTGCCTGCCGGTGATCCGCTGTGGCAAACCTTTCTGCTCGATCAGGGGGCGTTCAATACCACCCAAGACCTGAGTCTGCCGCTGTGGGGCGTTGATCACGGTGGCTTCACGCTGAACTGGCTGATGACCAACCCTTACAACAATCGCCTGATCTTCAGCGCCGAAAACAACAACACCCTTGCTCTGACTGTTCATCATCAATTCACCTCCCTCGAGCCCAATGCACCGCTGACTTTCAAGCTGTCGTTGGGTGATGTCGATCTGTTGGCGGGTGCCAGGCGCTATCGGAAATGGTTGGTCGACAGCGGGCAATACGAAACCTTGAGCGACAAACTGCTGAAGACTCCCGAAGCCAAAAAGCTCCTGGGCGCCAGTCATGCTTATCTGTGGGGTAATGACCTGCTCGGACCGGAGGATGTTCGAAGCTGGCCAGCCTTGCTGAAAAGGTTGCGCGGTAATGGGCTGCTGGCCAGCGAGTTACGTTCCAGTTTTGACACTGAAAGCTCGCAGTTACTGGCCCGGGCTGAGCCACCGCTTGATCGTTACCAGCAAGCCACGTTGCTACGCAGCCTCAATGCTGCACTCAACAAGAAGGCACGCAGCGGCTGGCAGTCTGTGGTCGAACCGGACATGCAAAAACTGGCTGACGGCTACGGCGTGTTACGTGCTGAGCTGGCAGTGGCGTTTTCCGATGCTTTGACGGCAACCCCGGAACGCTGGGGCAATACCTTGTCACCCACCACAATCGAACAACTGAAAGCTGCAGGCCTGACGCGATTATGGCTTGGCCTTGGCGAGGGTTGGGAAGGGGGGCTCTGGCATCCTGAAACGGTGCGCCAAGGCGTTGCCGCAGGTTATCTGGTGGCGCCTTATGATTCCTATGAAACGGCGCTGACCATCACTGAAAACCCGGACTGGACCACCGCGCATCTGGGCTCCAGAGCCAACCAGGAATGTGCGGTCGTGCTGGAAACCGGGACGTTCAAAAGCGGGTTTCAGCAATCGGGGCATTACACCGATCCGCGTTGTGTTCGGCCATTGCTTGAAGCGCGCATCAGGGCTGTGCTTGGCAAGGCCGGATTCAATAGCTGGTTTCTGGACGCCTACGCCACCGGCATGCTGTTCGACAGCTACCGTGTGGGAGCGACCATGACTCAGGTGCAAAATGCCGAAGGCAACATCGATGCTTCGCGTTGGGTCAACGAGACATTGAAGCTACCGACCGGCTCCGAGGATGGCAACGCCACCACGGCCCAAGGTGTGTTGTTTGCCCATGGGATGCAGACACCGGTAATCGGCTGGGGGGATTCGGATATGAGCAAGAATCCGAAGTCGCCCTATTACCTGGGCCGCTGGTTTCCTGATGAACAGCCGCAGGTTTTCTTCAAGCCCGTGCCGCTCAAGGAACCCTATCGCACGGTTCACTTTGCGCCGCAAACGCGCTTGCCGCTTTATCAGGCGGTGTTCCATGGCTCGGTGATCACCACCCATCATTGGTTGTTCGACAGCCTTAAGTTGAGCAATGTGCGCGCCGATAATGAGCTGACGCAATTGCTCTACAACGTGCCGCCGCTGTATCACCTGAGTGCGGCGACGCTGAAGCAGCGGTTACCGGTGATTGCGCGTCAGGATGTGTTCTTCCGCCCGCTGCATGAGCGTCTGGCGACTCAGGCAATGACAGGTTTCCGTTGGCTGACTGAAGACCGTCAGGTACAGCAGACAACGTTCGCCGATGGCACCAGGCTGGTGGCGAACTTTGATGTACGCGAACGTGAGATGGATGGGCGACCGCTGGCCGATCGAAGCATTACCGCGTTTGACGCGAGCGGGGGAGTGACGACCTATCAAGTCGCTGTGCAACGTTAG
- a CDS encoding class I SAM-dependent methyltransferase, which produces MKQTPTDLEQITSTTLGHYNSVAESFREGTRDHDVSQNIDALLRHIQGEAPFDILDFGCGPGRDLQTFTRMGHTAVGLDGSEKFAQMARQDSGCEVWQQDFLKLDLPAERFDGIFANAVLFHIPRQELPRVLKELRGALKPGGVLFSSNPRGENQEGWNGPRYGAYHDLETWQQLLTAAGFVELEHYYRPAGLPREQQPWLASVWRKPA; this is translated from the coding sequence ATGAAACAGACCCCCACCGACCTCGAGCAGATCACCTCCACCACCCTGGGCCATTACAACTCGGTGGCTGAAAGTTTTCGCGAAGGGACGCGCGATCATGATGTCAGCCAGAACATCGATGCGCTGTTGCGGCATATTCAGGGTGAGGCGCCGTTCGACATCCTCGATTTTGGCTGCGGGCCGGGTCGTGATTTGCAAACCTTCACGCGCATGGGCCACACCGCCGTAGGGCTTGATGGTTCGGAGAAGTTTGCGCAGATGGCCCGACAGGACAGCGGTTGTGAAGTCTGGCAGCAGGATTTCCTGAAGCTGGATTTACCGGCCGAACGTTTTGACGGGATCTTCGCCAATGCGGTGCTGTTTCATATTCCGCGCCAGGAACTGCCTCGGGTATTGAAGGAGTTGCGCGGGGCCTTGAAGCCGGGTGGCGTGCTGTTCAGTTCCAACCCGCGTGGCGAGAATCAGGAAGGCTGGAACGGGCCGCGTTATGGGGCGTACCACGATCTTGAGACGTGGCAGCAATTGCTGACGGCGGCGGGGTTTGTGGAGCTGGAGCATTACTACCGGCCGGCAGGGCTGCCGCGGGAGCAGCAGCCTTGGCTGGCGAGTGTCTGGCGTAAACCGGCGTAG
- a CDS encoding methionine ABC transporter permease produces MWFDRLLQGFIDTFLMVGVSSLIALLAGIPLAVILVTSSKGGIYEAPALNRALGAFVNLFRSIPFLILMVALIPFTRLIVGTTYGVWAAVVPLTIAATPFFARIAEVSLREVDHGLIEAAQAMGCRRGHIVWHVLLPEALPGIVGGFTITLVTMINSSAMAGAIGAGGLGDIAYRYGYQRFDSQVMLTVIVLLVVLVAVIQLGGDRLARGLNKR; encoded by the coding sequence ATGTGGTTTGATCGCTTGCTGCAAGGCTTCATCGACACCTTCCTGATGGTCGGCGTGTCGTCATTGATCGCACTGCTGGCGGGCATTCCGCTGGCGGTGATCCTGGTCACCAGTTCCAAGGGCGGAATTTATGAAGCACCGGCGCTGAACCGTGCGTTGGGCGCGTTCGTGAACCTGTTCCGCTCGATTCCGTTTCTGATTTTGATGGTGGCGCTGATTCCGTTTACCCGGTTGATCGTCGGCACCACGTACGGCGTTTGGGCCGCCGTGGTGCCGCTGACCATTGCCGCCACGCCGTTCTTTGCGCGCATTGCCGAAGTCAGTTTGCGGGAGGTGGATCACGGGTTGATCGAAGCGGCGCAGGCGATGGGTTGCCGACGCGGGCATATCGTTTGGCATGTGTTGTTGCCCGAGGCGCTGCCGGGAATTGTTGGCGGTTTCACGATTACGCTGGTGACGATGATCAACTCGTCGGCCATGGCCGGGGCGATTGGTGCCGGTGGGTTGGGCGATATCGCCTATCGATACGGGTATCAACGCTTTGATAGCCAGGTCATGTTGACGGTGATTGTGTTGCTGGTGGTGTTGGTGGCGGTGATTCAGTTGGGCGGGGATCGGTTGGCTCGGGGGCTCAACAAGCGCTGA
- a CDS encoding MetQ/NlpA family ABC transporter substrate-binding protein — protein MTKKLFSHPVKALALALGLFSSITFAADAPLKVGTTAAFAIPLEAAVEEARKQGLQVDLVEFSDWIAPNVSLAAGDIDVNYFQHVPFLENAKAAAGFDLVPFAPGIINNVGLYSKQYKNFDELPEGASVAIANDPINSGRGLQLLAKAGLITLKPGVGYKASEEDIVANPKKIKILQVEAVQLVRAYDDADLVQGYPAYIRLSKTFDAGSALLFDGLDHKEYVIQFVIQPKSKTDPRLIKFVDIYQHSPAVRAALDKAHGKLYQAGWES, from the coding sequence ATGACCAAAAAACTATTCAGCCACCCAGTCAAAGCACTGGCCTTGGCCCTCGGCCTTTTCAGCTCCATCACCTTCGCCGCCGACGCGCCGCTGAAGGTCGGCACCACCGCCGCTTTCGCCATTCCCCTGGAAGCCGCCGTCGAAGAAGCCAGGAAACAAGGCCTGCAAGTCGACCTGGTGGAGTTCAGTGACTGGATCGCGCCCAACGTTAGCCTCGCCGCCGGCGACATCGACGTGAACTACTTCCAGCACGTCCCGTTCCTGGAAAACGCCAAGGCCGCCGCCGGTTTTGACCTGGTGCCGTTCGCACCGGGGATCATCAACAACGTCGGCCTCTACTCGAAGCAATACAAAAACTTCGACGAACTGCCGGAAGGCGCCAGCGTGGCGATCGCCAACGACCCGATCAACAGCGGTCGTGGCTTGCAACTGTTGGCCAAGGCCGGGCTGATCACCCTAAAACCGGGCGTCGGCTACAAGGCCAGCGAAGAAGACATCGTCGCCAATCCGAAGAAGATCAAAATCCTTCAGGTCGAAGCCGTGCAACTGGTACGCGCCTATGACGACGCCGATCTGGTTCAGGGCTACCCGGCCTACATCCGCTTGTCGAAGACCTTCGATGCCGGCTCCGCCCTGCTGTTCGACGGCCTCGATCACAAGGAATACGTGATTCAGTTCGTGATCCAGCCGAAAAGCAAAACCGACCCGCGCCTGATCAAGTTCGTCGACATCTACCAGCATTCGCCGGCCGTGCGTGCAGCACTGGATAAAGCCCACGGCAAGCTCTACCAAGCCGGTTGGGAAAGCTGA
- a CDS encoding LLM class flavin-dependent oxidoreductase encodes MAKKKILLNAFNMNCIGHINHGLWTHPRDTSTQYKTIEYWTELAQLLERGLFDGLFIADIVGVYDVYQNSVDVPLKESIQLPVNDPLLLVSAMAAVTKNLGFGLTANLTYEPPYLFARRMSTLDHLSRGRVGWNIVTGYLDSAAKAMGLSEQVEHDRRYDQADEYLQVLYKLWEGSWENGAVLNDPQQRIYAQPEKVHKVEHKGEFYQVEGYHLCEPSPQRTPVLFQAGSSDRGLLFAGRHAECVFISGQNKPSTKVQVDKVRASAVEAGRNPEDIKVFMGLNVIVGETEEAAWAKHAEYLSYASAEAGVAHFSASTGIDFSEYDIDEPIQYVKSNAIQSATKNLQNNDWTRRKLLEQHALGGRYITVVGSPQQVADELESWIAETGLDGFNLTRIVTPESYVDFIDLVIPELQRRGSYKTAYDSGSLREKLFHAEAHLPEQHTGSHYRH; translated from the coding sequence ATGGCGAAGAAAAAGATTTTGCTTAACGCGTTCAACATGAACTGCATCGGGCACATCAATCATGGTCTGTGGACGCACCCACGGGACACGTCAACCCAGTACAAAACCATCGAATACTGGACCGAACTGGCGCAATTGCTGGAGCGTGGCCTGTTCGACGGCTTGTTCATCGCCGACATCGTCGGGGTCTACGACGTCTACCAGAACTCGGTGGACGTCCCGCTCAAAGAGTCAATCCAGTTGCCGGTCAATGACCCGCTGCTGCTGGTCTCGGCCATGGCTGCGGTCACCAAAAACCTTGGCTTCGGCCTCACCGCCAACCTGACGTACGAACCGCCGTATCTGTTCGCCCGACGCATGTCCACGCTCGATCACCTGAGCCGTGGCCGGGTCGGCTGGAACATCGTCACCGGCTACCTCGACAGCGCCGCCAAAGCCATGGGTTTGAGCGAACAGGTCGAACACGACCGTCGTTATGACCAGGCCGATGAATACCTGCAAGTGCTCTACAAACTCTGGGAAGGCAGCTGGGAAAACGGCGCGGTGCTTAACGATCCGCAACAGCGGATCTACGCGCAGCCCGAGAAAGTGCACAAGGTCGAGCACAAGGGCGAGTTCTATCAGGTCGAGGGTTATCACCTCTGCGAACCCTCGCCGCAGCGCACACCGGTGCTGTTCCAGGCCGGCAGTTCGGATCGCGGTTTGCTGTTCGCCGGGCGGCATGCCGAGTGCGTGTTCATCAGCGGCCAGAACAAACCGTCGACCAAGGTTCAAGTGGACAAGGTGCGCGCCAGTGCCGTCGAGGCCGGGCGCAACCCTGAGGACATCAAGGTGTTCATGGGGTTGAACGTGATTGTCGGCGAAACCGAAGAGGCAGCCTGGGCCAAGCACGCCGAGTACTTGAGCTACGCCAGTGCCGAGGCCGGCGTGGCGCATTTCTCGGCTTCCACCGGGATCGATTTTTCCGAGTACGACATCGACGAACCGATCCAGTACGTGAAGAGCAACGCGATCCAGTCCGCTACCAAAAACCTGCAAAACAACGACTGGACCCGCCGCAAATTACTCGAGCAACACGCCCTCGGTGGTCGCTACATCACCGTGGTGGGTTCGCCGCAGCAGGTGGCGGATGAGCTGGAATCGTGGATCGCCGAAACCGGGTTGGATGGCTTCAACCTGACGCGAATCGTCACGCCGGAGAGTTATGTGGATTTCATCGACCTGGTGATTCCGGAGTTGCAACGGCGCGGGTCGTACAAGACCGCTTATGACAGCGGCAGCCTGCGGGAAAAACTGTTTCACGCAGAGGCGCATTTGCCTGAGCAACATACCGGATCCCATTACCGACACTAA